The nucleotide window CTCCTTGTCGGCTTGGAGGATATCCAGGGTCAGGGGATCGAGCGTGACCATGGCCCGGTTGTAGGGGCCGTCGTAGCCGGCGAAGTCCTCGCCCGTGGCCACGGCCAGGAGGCGGCCGTCCGGGCTCAAAGCCGGCGAGTTCCAGATGCCCGCCCCCCTCAGGCCGTCGGGGACGAAGTACTGGTTCGCGAGGAGAGTTCCCGTCGTGAGGTCCAGGGCCCGCACCTCTCCCCGCACGGAGGGGTTGTCGCCTTCTGAAGACAAGCCGATGTACACGCGGCCGTTGACGATGAGGGGGGAGCACCACGTGAAGCCGCTCGGGCCCACGCCCATTTCGTGCCGCCAGAGGATGGCGCCGGTCGCCACGTCGAGCCCGTAGTAGGCAGCGTCGCCCCCGCCCGCCACGAGCACGGAGCCGGAGACGGCGGGAGTGGCCCCGAGGCCCACGTCGAAGTCGGAGGGTGGGTGATGACCCACATCGGCGGTCCAGAGGGCCGCCCCCGTGATCGCGTCAAAGGCGAAGAAGTTGTCGCCGTCGGGCCGGCTGCTTCCCGCGAAGATGCGCCCTCTCGCCACGGTAGGCGCGCCGGAGGGAGGGAAGTCGCCCATGCCGAGGTCCGCTTGCCAACGCGGCGCGAGGCGGCTCACGCTGGCGGCGGTGATCGCGATCTCCCCCGAGTTGTAGCCGGTGCGGCTCACGTCGTGTCCGTACATGACCCAATCGCTCGCTCCCGGCGGGGGGTCTGGAGTCGGGGTCGGGGCCGGGGGGGCTGGGCTCGTGGGTCCCTGCCCGCAAGAGAAGAGCAGTACCGGAAGGCTCAGGAGCAGCACGAGGCGCACGGCGCCGGCTAGTCTTTGACTCCGCATTCTCCTCCGCGGCCGACACCTGCCGCTCCTCCAGCGCACGACCGGTGTCGCTCGCGTGGATCGGCCGGACACACCT belongs to Vicinamibacteria bacterium and includes:
- a CDS encoding PQQ-binding-like beta-propeller repeat protein, which translates into the protein MYGHDVSRTGYNSGEIAITAASVSRLAPRWQADLGMGDFPPSGAPTVARGRIFAGSSRPDGDNFFAFDAITGAALWTADVGHHPPSDFDVGLGATPAVSGSVLVAGGGDAAYYGLDVATGAILWRHEMGVGPSGFTWCSPLIVNGRVYIGLSSEGDNPSVRGEVRALDLTTGTLLANQYFVPDGLRGAGIWNSPALSPDGRLLAVATGEDFAGYDGPYNRAMVTLDPLTLDILQADKEGATDQDLDWGTTPVFFKDRGGRTLLGANHKNGVFYAYVADSVGAGPIWQRSMGVSIGMMPAYDPSRGAGGTLFFVGDNGQLFGVDPATGADRWPPVAVGFMFGNMALANGLIFVSSGGSVVILDAAAGTVIRTLTPTDPGPSYSGVVVAGGFVYWLSGPKLNAWSLS